A genomic window from Solidesulfovibrio sp. includes:
- the cyoC gene encoding cytochrome o ubiquinol oxidase subunit III, giving the protein MTASEAAALAAPGSGEHGGHDAEALRSLGFWLYLMSDLIVFSALFATYVVMAENFAGGPTAKELFHLPGVLAETLFLLTSSAVYGLAMIALHKGDARGVRLGLVVTFLLGLGFLVMELREFAQMIAEGATPQRSGFLSAFFTLVGTHGAHVAMGLLWMLVMLAQVAAKGLTGPVAGRLLRLGMFWHFLDIVWIGVFTVVYLLGVV; this is encoded by the coding sequence GCCGCGCCCGGAAGCGGGGAACACGGCGGCCATGACGCCGAGGCCCTCCGGTCCCTGGGCTTCTGGCTCTACCTGATGAGCGATTTGATCGTCTTTTCGGCCCTTTTCGCCACCTACGTGGTCATGGCCGAAAACTTCGCCGGCGGGCCCACGGCCAAGGAGCTGTTCCACCTGCCGGGCGTGCTGGCCGAAACGCTGTTTCTTCTCACCAGCAGCGCCGTCTACGGGCTGGCCATGATCGCCCTGCACAAGGGCGACGCCAGGGGCGTGCGCCTGGGCCTCGTGGTCACCTTCCTGCTGGGCCTGGGCTTTCTGGTCATGGAGCTGCGCGAGTTCGCCCAGATGATCGCCGAGGGGGCCACGCCCCAGCGCAGCGGCTTCCTTTCGGCCTTTTTCACCCTGGTCGGCACCCACGGCGCCCACGTGGCCATGGGGCTTTTGTGGATGCTGGTCATGCTGGCCCAGGTTGCGGCCAAGGGCCTGACCGGGCCGGTGGCCGGCCGGCTGCTGCGCCTGGGCATGTTCTGGCACTTCCTCGACATCGTCTGGATCGGCGTATTCACCGTCGTCTACCTGCTGGGGGTGGTCTGA
- the cyoD gene encoding cytochrome o ubiquinol oxidase subunit IV, with protein sequence MHQAQQQNGAGVGSLRSYAAGFALSIALTAVSFGLVMTGTLPRGVAIVCLFAAAIAQMLVQLRFFLHLDRSSAMYWNVMSLAFTFFIIFLFVGGSIWIMYGLHYRM encoded by the coding sequence ATGCACCAAGCACAGCAACAAAACGGGGCCGGGGTCGGCTCGTTGCGGTCCTACGCGGCGGGGTTCGCCCTGTCCATCGCGCTCACGGCCGTCTCCTTCGGCCTGGTCATGACCGGCACCCTGCCGCGGGGGGTGGCCATCGTCTGCCTGTTCGCGGCGGCCATCGCCCAGATGCTCGTGCAGTTGCGCTTCTTCCTGCACCTCGACCGGTCGTCGGCCATGTACTGGAACGTCATGTCCCTTGCCTTCACCTTTTTCATCATCTTCCTGTTCGTGGGGGGCTCGATCTGGATCATGTACGGCCTGCATTACCGGATGTAG
- the cyoE gene encoding heme o synthase, translated as MFGKYLLATKPWLVAANVLSAAAGYLFAAGGHAAGWPFVAAMAGITLFVAAGCVCNNLIDRDLDRAMDRTRGRVLATGRLSGRDGLRLALGLMAAGAALLLAGANLLSLGVVAAGFAVYVGVYSAWLKRRSPYATVVGSLAGAAPPVAGACAASGAFDGRAVVLLALFSLWQIPHSYAIALYRLDDYAAAGVPVMPVARGVAATKRLLAGHILAFGLASLVPWLLGYAGRAYLAVAVALSLGWLSLAAWGDTGPDDRRQARRLYLFSILVVCGLSLMLAADATP; from the coding sequence GTGTTCGGGAAGTATCTGCTCGCCACGAAACCGTGGCTCGTGGCCGCCAACGTGCTGTCGGCGGCGGCCGGCTACCTGTTCGCCGCCGGGGGGCATGCCGCAGGTTGGCCCTTCGTGGCGGCCATGGCCGGCATCACGCTGTTCGTGGCCGCCGGCTGCGTGTGCAACAACCTGATCGACCGCGACCTGGACCGGGCCATGGACCGCACCCGGGGCCGGGTCCTGGCCACGGGCCGCCTGTCCGGCCGAGACGGCCTGCGCTTGGCCCTTGGGCTCATGGCGGCGGGCGCGGCCCTGCTCCTGGCCGGGGCCAACCTGCTGAGCCTTGGTGTCGTGGCCGCCGGGTTCGCGGTCTACGTCGGCGTCTACAGCGCCTGGCTCAAGCGCCGCTCGCCTTATGCCACGGTGGTGGGCAGCCTGGCCGGGGCGGCGCCGCCCGTGGCCGGGGCCTGCGCGGCGTCCGGCGCCTTCGACGGCCGGGCGGTCGTTCTCCTGGCCCTGTTCAGCCTCTGGCAGATTCCCCACTCCTACGCCATTGCCCTCTACCGCCTGGACGACTACGCCGCCGCCGGCGTGCCGGTCATGCCCGTGGCCCGGGGCGTGGCCGCGACCAAACGGCTGCTGGCCGGCCACATCCTGGCTTTCGGCCTGGCCTCGCTTGTGCCGTGGCTTTTGGGGTACGCCGGCCGGGCCTATCTGGCCGTGGCCGTCGCCCTAAGCCTCGGCTGGCTTAGCCTGGCCGCCTGGGGCGACACCGGCCCGGACGACCGGCGCCAGGCCAGGCGGCTGTACCTGTTTTCCATCCTGGTCGTGTGCGGCCTAAGCCTCATGCT